A genomic region of Micromonospora sp. NBRC 110009 contains the following coding sequences:
- a CDS encoding FMN-binding protein encodes MRRITIWLLSTVAALVLLFSYKTSTMGTGGESSAIASGAGGPAGSSWSSTDDDSTADSAGSSSGGTSSGNGGTSSGNGTATGSVAQTRWGPVQVKITVSAGKITDVTALRVPDGNRRDQEINDYAVPILRQQALAAQSARIDTVSGATVTSDGYRESLQSAIDAAHLK; translated from the coding sequence GTGCGACGGATCACCATCTGGCTCCTCTCGACGGTGGCCGCGCTGGTGCTGCTGTTCAGCTACAAGACCAGCACCATGGGCACGGGCGGGGAGAGCAGCGCGATCGCCTCGGGCGCCGGCGGCCCGGCCGGCAGCTCCTGGAGCAGCACGGACGACGACTCCACCGCCGACTCCGCGGGCTCGTCGAGCGGCGGCACGTCGAGCGGCAACGGCGGCACGTCGAGCGGCAACGGCACGGCCACCGGGTCGGTGGCGCAGACCCGGTGGGGACCGGTGCAGGTGAAGATCACCGTCTCCGCCGGGAAGATCACCGACGTCACCGCCCTACGGGTGCCGGACGGCAACCGCCGGGACCAGGAGATCAACGACTACGCGGTGCCGATCCTGCGGCAGCAGGCCCTCGCGGCGCAGAGCGCGCGGATCGACACCGTCTCCGGGGCCACCGTGACCAGCGACGGCTACCGGGAGTCCCTGCAGTCCGCGATCGACGCGGCGCACCTCAAGTGA
- a CDS encoding YbaK/EbsC family protein → MQPHQNVQAVQRALDDAGARNGSGDPSQVRLLPEAVHTAAAAAEALGVGVGAIANSLVFDADATPLLVLTSGAHRVDTAGLAASIGVTRLRRATPEFVRQHTGQVIGGVAPVGHPRPLRTLVDTALEAYGEVWAAGGVPQAVFPTTYAELLRITGGTAAEVA, encoded by the coding sequence ATGCAGCCACATCAGAACGTGCAGGCGGTGCAACGGGCGCTCGACGACGCGGGCGCGCGGAACGGCTCCGGCGACCCGAGCCAGGTCCGCCTGCTGCCCGAGGCGGTGCACACCGCCGCGGCGGCGGCCGAGGCGCTCGGCGTCGGCGTCGGCGCCATCGCCAACTCGCTCGTCTTCGACGCCGACGCCACCCCGCTGCTGGTCCTCACCTCCGGCGCGCACCGGGTGGACACCGCCGGGCTCGCCGCGTCCATCGGGGTCACCCGGTTGCGCCGGGCCACCCCGGAGTTCGTCCGGCAGCACACCGGGCAGGTGATCGGCGGCGTCGCCCCGGTCGGCCACCCCCGGCCGCTGCGCACCCTGGTGGACACGGCCCTTGAGGCGTACGGCGAGGTGTGGGCGGCCGGCGGCGTGCCGCAGGCGGTCTTCCCCACCACGTACGCGGAGCTGCTGCGGATCACCGGCGGCACGGCGGCCGAGGTGGCGTGA
- a CDS encoding FAD-dependent monooxygenase, which translates to MRVSLRGFRVLVSGAGVAGPAVAWWLARYGAEVTVVEAAPALRTSGFAVDFRGPTHLGVLAAMGVLDELRAVQTHAGAMSRVDEHDREIFRLPAEFAGGELEVRRRDLSRILYERGADRVGYRFGDRITALTETADGVRVDLARGDSRTVDLVVGADGMHSGVRRLALGPESAYVTHLGYHLAGWDLPNDLAAGPVPRQYNVPGRMASVTADPREPDRATALVVFAGPRQEHDRLDLDRQKALIGDAFAGLGWHVPRLLAGLRDAPEVYFDAIARVRVPRWHSGRAVLLGDAAWGVTLGGMGVGTGLVGAYVLAGELALAGGDHRVALPAYERRMRTYASRWQRGASPGHFLAPASGWGLWLRDRLLAARPVQSMLVRSTGSLATEADLPDYAARV; encoded by the coding sequence ATGCGCGTTTCGCTGCGCGGATTCCGCGTACTCGTCTCCGGGGCCGGCGTGGCCGGCCCTGCAGTGGCCTGGTGGCTGGCCCGCTACGGGGCCGAGGTCACCGTCGTCGAGGCCGCCCCGGCGCTGCGGACCAGCGGCTTCGCGGTCGACTTCCGCGGGCCGACCCACCTCGGCGTGCTGGCCGCCATGGGCGTGCTCGACGAGCTGCGCGCGGTGCAGACCCACGCCGGCGCGATGAGCCGGGTGGACGAGCACGACCGGGAGATCTTCCGGCTGCCGGCCGAGTTCGCCGGCGGCGAACTGGAGGTCCGCCGCCGGGACCTGTCCCGGATCCTGTACGAGCGCGGCGCCGACCGGGTCGGGTACCGGTTCGGGGACCGGATCACCGCGCTCACCGAGACCGCCGACGGGGTGCGGGTCGACCTGGCCCGAGGTGACTCCCGCACCGTCGACCTGGTGGTCGGCGCGGACGGGATGCACTCCGGCGTACGGCGGCTGGCCCTCGGCCCCGAGTCGGCGTACGTCACCCACCTCGGCTACCACCTGGCCGGCTGGGACCTGCCCAACGACCTGGCGGCGGGACCGGTCCCCCGGCAGTACAACGTCCCCGGCCGGATGGCCAGCGTGACCGCCGACCCGCGCGAGCCCGACCGGGCCACCGCCCTGGTCGTCTTCGCCGGGCCCCGGCAGGAGCACGACCGGCTCGACCTGGACCGGCAGAAGGCGCTGATCGGCGACGCCTTCGCCGGGCTGGGCTGGCACGTGCCCCGGCTGCTGGCCGGCCTGCGGGACGCGCCGGAGGTCTACTTCGACGCGATCGCCCGGGTGCGCGTGCCCCGCTGGCACAGCGGCCGGGCCGTGCTGCTCGGCGACGCGGCCTGGGGGGTCACCCTCGGCGGGATGGGGGTCGGCACCGGCCTCGTCGGGGCGTACGTGCTCGCCGGCGAGCTGGCCCTGGCCGGCGGCGACCACCGGGTCGCGCTGCCCGCGTACGAGCGGCGGATGCGAACGTACGCCTCCCGCTGGCAGCGCGGCGCCAGCCCCGGCCACTTCCTCGCCCCGGCCAGCGGGTGGGGCCTGTGGCTGCGGGACCGGCTGCTGGCCGCCCGCCCGGTCCAGTCGATGCTGGTGCGCAGCACCGGGTCGCTGGCCACCGAGGCGGACCTGCCCGACTACGCGGCCCGGGTCTGA
- a CDS encoding FAD:protein FMN transferase, translated as MDLRIEPDRRAWVVQVMGLPVSVHLRGPEVRTDAVAQRVERVFAELREVDATFSTYRPDSVLGRLGGAAPDPAAASPDVREVVELCEAARVRTGGWFDARRLPLPGGGPGFDPSGLVKGWAVERAARHLADLPGHDLCLNAGGDVLLRTAPGRPAWRVGIEDPDRPERMLDVVERAHGAVATSGTARRGTHIVDPRAGRPAEAVRSVTVVGPELLWADVYATAAVARGADALDWLATLDGYAALLVDAAGRVRATPNWPGPRAAQTRAA; from the coding sequence ATGGACCTGAGGATCGAACCCGACCGGCGCGCCTGGGTGGTGCAGGTGATGGGGCTGCCGGTCAGCGTGCACCTGCGCGGTCCCGAGGTGCGCACCGACGCGGTGGCGCAGCGGGTGGAGCGGGTCTTCGCCGAGCTGCGCGAGGTGGACGCGACGTTCAGCACGTACCGGCCGGACAGCGTGCTGGGCCGGCTCGGCGGGGCCGCGCCCGACCCGGCCGCCGCGTCGCCCGACGTGCGCGAGGTGGTGGAGCTGTGCGAGGCGGCCCGCGTCCGTACCGGCGGATGGTTCGACGCCCGGCGCCTGCCGCTGCCCGGCGGCGGCCCCGGCTTCGACCCGTCCGGCCTGGTCAAGGGGTGGGCGGTGGAGCGGGCCGCACGGCACCTCGCCGACCTGCCCGGGCACGACCTCTGCCTCAACGCGGGTGGGGACGTGCTGCTGCGCACCGCGCCGGGCCGGCCGGCCTGGCGGGTCGGGATCGAGGACCCCGACCGTCCGGAGCGGATGCTCGACGTCGTCGAACGGGCGCACGGCGCGGTCGCCACCTCGGGCACCGCGCGGCGCGGCACGCACATCGTGGACCCGCGCGCCGGGCGGCCGGCCGAGGCCGTCCGGTCGGTCACCGTGGTCGGCCCCGAGCTGCTCTGGGCCGACGTGTACGCGACCGCGGCCGTCGCCCGCGGCGCGGACGCGCTGGACTGGCTGGCCACCCTGGACGGGTACGCGGCGCTGCTGGTGGACGCCGCCGGCCGGGTCCGGGCCACCCCGAACTGGCCCGGACCCCGAGCGGCTCAGACCCGGGCCGCGTAG
- a CDS encoding monooxygenase yields MSVPELVTLHVWRIPRAAVPRALARMATHPARLRRLPGVRFAKLLGTGTGTGFGPGDADLTRWAALVVWDSPAAAAGFDASPVGRSWARLAHAAVRMELRPLTSRGEWSGRRPFGEPAGGPVTGPVLALTRARLRARRAVTFWRAIPPVAAALHAAPGLLARFGVGEAPLGWQGTVSLWRDPADLVAFAYRHPEHRAAITRTPIEGWYAEELFARFAVGDVVGDRTVLGWVVEGDPETAKGHA; encoded by the coding sequence GTGAGCGTTCCCGAGCTGGTCACGCTGCACGTGTGGCGGATCCCCCGGGCGGCGGTGCCCCGGGCGCTGGCCCGGATGGCCACCCACCCGGCGCGGCTGCGCCGCCTCCCCGGCGTCCGGTTCGCCAAGCTGCTCGGCACCGGGACCGGCACCGGCTTCGGTCCCGGCGACGCCGACCTGACCCGCTGGGCCGCCCTGGTGGTCTGGGACTCCCCCGCCGCGGCGGCCGGCTTCGACGCCTCGCCGGTCGGCCGGTCCTGGGCCCGGCTCGCCCACGCCGCGGTCCGGATGGAGCTGCGCCCGCTGACCAGCCGGGGCGAGTGGTCCGGCCGGCGGCCGTTCGGCGAGCCGGCCGGCGGCCCGGTCACCGGGCCGGTGCTGGCGCTGACCCGGGCCCGGCTGCGGGCCCGCCGGGCGGTCACCTTCTGGCGGGCCATTCCCCCCGTCGCCGCCGCCCTGCACGCCGCGCCCGGGCTGCTCGCCCGGTTCGGCGTCGGCGAGGCGCCGCTCGGCTGGCAGGGCACGGTGAGTCTGTGGCGGGATCCGGCGGACCTGGTCGCGTTCGCGTACCGTCACCCGGAGCACCGCGCCGCGATCACCCGTACCCCCATTGAGGGGTGGTACGCCGAGGAACTGTTCGCGCGGTTCGCGGTGGGCGACGTGGTCGGCGATCGGACGGTGCTGGGATGGGTCGTCGAGGGCGACCCGGAAACGGCGAAAGGACACGCATGA
- a CDS encoding PA14 domain-containing protein: MRSAESKYLNAGILVVVCALVAAMLPARPGAAAPPTDFQSSLVVGSGLDGPSGFEIAPDGRIFILERAGKVKVVKDGQLLAQPFADLPSEPTGDRGLIGIAFDPEFGVSNHYVYFYYTGLDLLNHLVRFDASGDVGTNGPYQIFSTRSPSQQLHVGGSIGFGRDGKLYLAVGDNGYPANAQNLSNPHGKVLRIDKDGSIPTDNPFYGQAGKDPAIWAYGFRNPWRFQFDSATGELYGADVGDYTWEELNHIVKGGNYGWPLKEGVCTADCAGFTDPIHAYPHNGRSAAVTGGPVYRGAMFPPQYQGRLFFGDYAQGFIRMAQLDASGAVTAVDDFDTSAGSVVDLKVAADGSLYYLTYYPGELYRVTYNTTSHVPVAQAAADVTKGVGPLQVQFSSAGSSDPDGDPLTYRWDFGDGTTSTAANPSRTYSDVGVFTVRLTVSDGQHQTSAKPIVIQVGIPPTLTVGAPTEGATYRAGDTITYTASAVDAAGFDLNDAALKTEVRLHHGTHVHPFVGPLTGRVGSFTIPTTGEASADTWYEIIVTATDTNGLATTRSVNIYPRKSTFTLATQPANLGLTLDGVPVTTPRTVEGVVGFQRELAAPATAVTADGTVHHFTGWSDNRQIRHVIATPATATTYTATYAPSTPFTGTYFANKDLSGTPVLTRPDRQIDFVWQNDSPAPGVPSDNFSVRWVKSQYFAAGRYRFTTATDDGVRLYIDNRLVIDRWQTQSNTAYDHVIDLGAGNHTLKMEYFDSGLNALAKLTWDATPDQPDESFLAQYWNTPDAGRVPAIPTTPPTLSRNEATINYRWWGGSPAPQIATDHFVARWSRTMNLAPGIYEFAATADDGVRLSVDGVRVIDKWIDQSATTHTARVVIDGGPHNVVMEYYENTYDATAQLTYRQVEELPQPTDYTAEFWNTAAGSPPSIPTGPPVVSRSDARINFAWGAGAPAAGVNADQFVARWTRTDTLSAGVYRFSGVSDDGIRVFVDNVPIVNQWRDQNAAYSVDAVVLGGTHTIRVEYYENARDARVTFDYARVADVTPSTGYAAEYFANRDLSGQPAVTRQEVAVDFDWRSGSPDPTIPADNFSARWTRTMQLAGGTYRFEATGDDGIRVLVDGVVVLNGWSDHSPTTFTADVPLTAGSHKITIEYYEKGGSALARFSEPTLR; this comes from the coding sequence ATGCGCAGCGCCGAGTCGAAGTACCTGAATGCCGGCATTCTGGTCGTGGTGTGCGCCCTGGTGGCCGCCATGCTCCCGGCCCGCCCGGGGGCGGCCGCACCTCCGACGGACTTCCAGAGCTCGCTGGTCGTGGGATCGGGCCTGGACGGGCCGTCCGGCTTCGAGATCGCCCCCGACGGCCGGATCTTCATCCTTGAGCGTGCCGGCAAGGTGAAGGTGGTCAAGGACGGCCAGCTCCTCGCCCAACCCTTCGCGGACCTGCCCTCCGAGCCCACCGGCGACCGGGGCCTCATCGGCATCGCCTTCGATCCCGAGTTCGGGGTGTCGAACCACTATGTGTACTTCTATTACACCGGCCTCGACCTGCTCAACCACCTGGTCCGCTTCGACGCCTCCGGCGACGTCGGCACCAACGGGCCCTACCAGATCTTCAGCACCCGGTCGCCGTCCCAGCAGCTGCACGTCGGGGGAAGCATCGGGTTCGGGCGGGACGGCAAGCTCTACCTCGCGGTGGGGGACAACGGTTATCCGGCGAACGCGCAGAACCTGAGCAATCCGCACGGGAAGGTGCTGCGCATCGACAAGGACGGCTCCATCCCCACCGACAACCCCTTCTACGGTCAGGCCGGCAAGGACCCGGCCATCTGGGCGTACGGCTTCCGCAACCCCTGGCGCTTCCAATTCGACAGCGCGACCGGGGAGCTGTACGGGGCGGACGTGGGCGACTACACGTGGGAGGAGCTCAACCACATCGTCAAGGGCGGCAACTACGGCTGGCCGCTCAAGGAGGGGGTCTGCACCGCGGACTGTGCGGGATTCACCGACCCGATCCACGCCTACCCCCACAACGGGCGCAGCGCGGCCGTCACCGGTGGCCCGGTCTACCGCGGCGCCATGTTCCCCCCGCAGTACCAGGGCCGGCTCTTCTTCGGCGACTACGCGCAGGGTTTCATCAGGATGGCCCAGCTCGACGCGAGCGGCGCCGTCACGGCGGTGGACGACTTCGACACCTCCGCGGGCAGCGTCGTGGACCTGAAGGTGGCCGCCGACGGCTCGCTGTACTACCTCACCTACTACCCGGGTGAGCTGTACCGGGTCACCTACAACACCACGTCCCATGTCCCCGTCGCGCAGGCCGCGGCGGACGTCACGAAGGGCGTCGGCCCACTCCAGGTGCAGTTCTCCAGCGCCGGGAGCAGCGACCCGGACGGTGATCCGCTCACCTACCGGTGGGACTTCGGCGACGGGACGACGAGCACGGCGGCGAACCCCAGCAGGACCTACTCGGACGTCGGCGTGTTCACCGTGCGCCTGACGGTGTCCGACGGGCAGCACCAGACCTCGGCGAAGCCGATCGTGATCCAGGTGGGTATCCCGCCGACGCTGACCGTGGGAGCGCCCACGGAGGGTGCGACGTACCGGGCCGGTGACACCATCACGTACACCGCCTCGGCCGTCGACGCCGCGGGGTTCGACCTCAACGACGCGGCGCTCAAGACCGAGGTCCGGCTGCACCACGGCACCCACGTCCACCCCTTCGTCGGGCCGCTGACCGGCCGGGTCGGGTCGTTCACCATCCCGACGACCGGCGAGGCCTCGGCGGACACCTGGTACGAGATCATCGTGACCGCCACCGACACCAACGGTCTCGCCACCACCAGGTCGGTCAACATCTATCCGCGCAAGTCGACGTTCACCCTGGCCACCCAACCGGCCAACCTCGGGCTGACCCTCGACGGCGTCCCGGTGACCACGCCGAGGACCGTCGAGGGCGTGGTCGGCTTCCAACGGGAACTGGCCGCACCGGCCACCGCGGTGACCGCCGACGGGACCGTCCACCACTTCACCGGCTGGTCGGACAACAGGCAGATCCGGCACGTCATCGCCACGCCCGCGACCGCCACCACCTACACCGCCACCTACGCCCCGTCGACCCCGTTCACCGGCACGTACTTCGCCAACAAGGACCTGTCCGGGACGCCGGTGCTGACCCGGCCGGACCGGCAGATCGACTTCGTCTGGCAGAACGATTCACCGGCGCCCGGGGTCCCGTCGGACAACTTCTCCGTCCGGTGGGTCAAGAGTCAGTACTTCGCCGCCGGGCGCTACCGCTTCACCACGGCGACCGATGACGGGGTCCGGCTCTACATCGACAACCGGCTGGTGATCGACCGCTGGCAGACCCAGTCGAACACCGCCTACGACCACGTCATCGACCTCGGTGCCGGCAACCACACGCTGAAGATGGAGTACTTCGACAGCGGCCTCAACGCCCTGGCGAAGTTGACCTGGGACGCGACGCCCGATCAACCGGACGAGTCGTTCCTCGCGCAGTACTGGAACACGCCGGACGCCGGCCGGGTGCCGGCGATCCCCACCACGCCGCCGACCCTCTCCCGCAACGAGGCCACGATCAACTACCGCTGGTGGGGTGGCTCGCCGGCGCCGCAGATCGCCACGGATCACTTCGTCGCCCGCTGGAGCCGGACGATGAACCTGGCGCCCGGGATCTACGAGTTCGCCGCGACCGCCGACGACGGCGTGCGGCTCAGCGTCGACGGGGTGCGGGTGATCGACAAGTGGATCGACCAGAGCGCCACCACGCACACCGCGCGGGTCGTCATCGACGGGGGCCCGCACAACGTCGTCATGGAGTACTACGAGAACACGTACGACGCGACCGCCCAGCTGACCTATCGGCAGGTGGAGGAGCTACCCCAGCCCACGGACTACACGGCCGAGTTCTGGAACACCGCCGCCGGGTCGCCCCCCTCGATCCCCACCGGCCCGCCCGTGGTGAGCCGCAGCGACGCGCGGATCAACTTCGCCTGGGGCGCCGGCGCGCCGGCCGCCGGCGTCAACGCCGACCAGTTCGTCGCGCGCTGGACCCGCACCGACACCCTGTCCGCCGGGGTGTACCGGTTCAGCGGCGTCAGCGACGACGGGATCCGGGTGTTCGTCGACAACGTGCCGATCGTCAACCAGTGGCGAGACCAGAACGCCGCCTACAGCGTCGACGCGGTCGTCCTCGGTGGGACGCACACCATCCGGGTGGAGTACTACGAGAACGCCCGGGACGCGCGGGTGACGTTCGACTACGCCCGCGTCGCGGACGTCACGCCGTCCACCGGGTACGCGGCCGAGTACTTCGCCAACCGGGACCTGTCCGGGCAACCGGCGGTGACCCGTCAGGAGGTCGCGGTCGACTTCGACTGGCGGTCCGGCTCGCCCGACCCCACGATTCCCGCCGACAACTTCTCCGCGCGCTGGACCCGGACCATGCAGCTGGCCGGTGGGACGTACCGGTTCGAGGCGACCGGGGACGACGGGATCCGGGTCCTGGTGGACGGCGTCGTGGTGCTGAACGGCTGGTCGGATCATTCGCCGACGACGTTCACCGCGGACGTGCCGCTCACCGCCGGCTCCCACAAGATCACCATCGAGTACTACGAGAAGGGCGGAAGCGCGCTGGCCCGGTTCAGCGAACCCACCCTGCGCTGA
- a CDS encoding ferredoxin reductase family protein, giving the protein MTAAVADRRAVRRALPTVPAWWADVAGSAAVLSLLVVIALWTADRGVQELLGGGPTGLTSLGRLAGLVSADLMLIQVVLMARVPLIERRFGQDRIARWHRLAGFTSFHLLLAHVLLTVLGYAGTARRGVLAETWDLVVTYPGMLLATAAFGLLVLVVVTSIRAARRRLRYESWHLLHLYAYLGIALALPHQLWTGADFLASPAARAYWWTVYLLALASVLVYRLGLPAWRSLRHRIEVAAVVPEGPGITSVWLRGRDLHRLPARAGQFLLWRFLDGPGWSRAHPYSLSAPPNGDLMRITVKDLGDDSARVATLRPGTKVLVEGPYGRLTGEHWRGGGITLLACGVGITPLLALLWELPYAPGQAVLLYRARTPADLAFRAELDRLAAERGLVVHYLVGPRAGRPSWLPAYAEGMSDAEALRRLSPGITTHDVFLCGPDGWVDAARAATRAAGVPDAHTHHERFAW; this is encoded by the coding sequence GTGACCGCCGCCGTCGCCGACCGGCGCGCGGTGCGCCGCGCCCTGCCGACGGTCCCCGCCTGGTGGGCCGATGTCGCCGGCAGCGCGGCGGTGCTCAGCCTGCTGGTCGTCATCGCCCTCTGGACCGCCGACCGCGGGGTGCAGGAACTGCTGGGCGGGGGGCCCACCGGGCTCACCTCGCTCGGCCGGCTCGCCGGCCTGGTCAGCGCCGACCTGATGCTCATCCAGGTGGTGCTGATGGCTCGGGTGCCGCTGATCGAGCGGCGCTTCGGTCAGGACCGGATCGCCCGCTGGCACCGGCTCGCCGGCTTCACCTCCTTCCACCTGCTCCTCGCCCACGTGCTGCTGACCGTCCTCGGGTACGCCGGCACCGCCCGGCGCGGCGTGCTGGCCGAGACCTGGGACCTGGTCGTCACCTACCCGGGGATGCTGCTGGCCACCGCGGCGTTCGGCCTGCTGGTGCTGGTGGTGGTGACCTCGATCCGCGCGGCCCGCCGCCGGCTGCGCTACGAGTCCTGGCACCTGCTGCACCTGTACGCGTACCTCGGCATCGCGCTGGCGCTGCCGCACCAGCTCTGGACCGGCGCCGACTTCCTCGCCTCGCCGGCCGCCCGCGCCTACTGGTGGACCGTCTACCTGCTGGCGCTGGCCAGCGTGCTGGTCTACCGGCTCGGGCTGCCCGCCTGGCGGTCGCTGCGGCACCGGATCGAGGTGGCCGCGGTGGTCCCCGAGGGCCCCGGAATCACCTCGGTCTGGCTGCGCGGACGCGACCTGCACCGGCTGCCCGCCCGGGCCGGACAGTTCCTGCTCTGGCGGTTCCTGGACGGCCCCGGCTGGTCCCGGGCGCATCCGTACTCGCTGTCCGCCCCGCCGAACGGGGACCTGATGCGGATCACGGTCAAGGACCTCGGCGACGACAGCGCCCGGGTGGCCACCCTGCGCCCCGGCACGAAGGTGCTGGTCGAGGGGCCGTACGGGCGGCTGACCGGCGAGCACTGGCGGGGCGGTGGGATCACCCTGCTGGCCTGTGGGGTCGGCATCACCCCGCTGCTGGCGCTGCTCTGGGAGCTGCCGTACGCCCCGGGTCAGGCGGTGCTGCTCTACCGCGCGCGAACACCTGCGGACCTGGCCTTCCGGGCGGAGCTGGACCGGCTCGCCGCGGAGCGCGGGCTGGTCGTGCACTACCTGGTCGGCCCCCGGGCCGGGCGCCCGTCCTGGCTGCCGGCGTACGCCGAGGGGATGTCCGACGCGGAGGCGCTGCGCCGGCTCTCCCCCGGCATCACCACCCACGACGTCTTCCTCTGCGGACCGGACGGCTGGGTCGACGCCGCCCGCGCCGCCACCCGCGCGGCCGGGGTGCCCGACGCGCACACCCACCACGAACGCTTCGCCTGGTGA
- a CDS encoding TetR/AcrR family transcriptional regulator C-terminal domain-containing protein has product MSVETGGVDKRRLYELLWSTPSGPRRGPRPTLTIEAIARAGIAIADADGLDGLIMQRVAESLGVTKMALYRYVPGKIELVALMLETAIGEPPPPPAGADWRTQLDDWTREIFDRFRRHPWAHAATIIPRVPGPNELAWLERVVAALTGTGLTGDEQLDVAVLLIGHARNLAQHAAAGTAPEHGREAAFTVLVRGREDRFPALAAALRAIPPHAPGDQALDFGLARILDGIEALIAARAAGPAPRRP; this is encoded by the coding sequence GTGAGCGTGGAGACCGGTGGCGTCGACAAGCGGCGGTTGTACGAGCTGCTGTGGAGCACCCCCAGCGGGCCCCGGCGCGGCCCCCGCCCCACCCTCACCATCGAGGCCATCGCCCGGGCCGGCATCGCGATCGCCGACGCCGACGGGCTCGACGGGCTGATCATGCAGCGGGTCGCCGAGTCGCTCGGCGTCACCAAGATGGCGCTCTACCGCTACGTGCCCGGCAAGATCGAGCTGGTCGCCCTGATGCTGGAGACGGCGATCGGCGAGCCGCCCCCGCCCCCGGCGGGCGCCGACTGGCGTACCCAGCTCGACGACTGGACCCGGGAGATCTTCGACCGGTTCCGCCGCCACCCGTGGGCGCACGCCGCGACCATCATCCCGCGGGTGCCCGGGCCGAACGAGCTGGCCTGGCTGGAACGCGTGGTCGCCGCCCTCACCGGCACCGGGCTGACCGGCGACGAGCAGCTCGACGTGGCGGTGCTGCTGATCGGGCACGCCCGCAACCTGGCCCAGCACGCGGCCGCCGGCACCGCCCCGGAGCACGGCCGGGAGGCCGCGTTCACCGTGCTGGTGCGCGGCCGGGAGGACCGGTTCCCGGCGCTGGCCGCCGCGCTGCGCGCGATCCCGCCCCACGCCCCCGGCGACCAGGCCCTCGACTTCGGCCTGGCCCGCATCCTCGACGGCATCGAGGCCCTGATCGCCGCCCGGGCCGCCGGACCCGCCCCGCGTCGGCCATGA
- a CDS encoding SAV_6107 family HEPN domain-containing protein, translating into MPTSPAQAPTVPAHVLPHRTPAQLLVVAREGLTEAARTRPDGLRYAAAHLAALRAAAALLAARARPAPARRNRITSVWVLLSTVAPELDEWAGYFAAGASKRAAAEAGIPRVVTAREADDLLRAAEQFVTVVETALGLAHQPALDGLHRPLRLGVSDAMSRPGAAAA; encoded by the coding sequence ATGCCGACCAGTCCGGCCCAGGCCCCGACGGTGCCCGCGCACGTGCTGCCGCACCGCACCCCCGCCCAGTTGCTCGTGGTGGCCCGCGAGGGGCTGACCGAGGCCGCCCGCACCCGCCCCGACGGCCTCCGGTACGCCGCCGCCCACCTCGCCGCGCTGCGTGCCGCCGCCGCCCTGCTCGCCGCCCGCGCCCGCCCGGCACCCGCCCGGCGCAACCGGATCACCAGCGTCTGGGTGCTGCTCTCCACCGTCGCTCCCGAGCTCGACGAGTGGGCCGGCTACTTCGCCGCCGGGGCGAGCAAGCGGGCCGCCGCCGAGGCCGGCATCCCCCGGGTGGTCACCGCCCGGGAGGCCGACGACCTGCTCCGCGCCGCCGAACAGTTCGTGACCGTGGTGGAGACCGCGCTCGGGCTGGCGCACCAGCCGGCGCTCGACGGTCTGCACCGGCCACTCCGGCTCGGCGTGTCTGACGCCATGTCGAGACCCGGAGCAGCCGCCGCCTGA